The Maylandia zebra isolate NMK-2024a linkage group LG4, Mzebra_GT3a, whole genome shotgun sequence genome includes a window with the following:
- the LOC101478531 gene encoding myosin-9 isoform X1, with the protein MSDADKFLYVDRNVVNNPLAQADWASKKLVWVPSERLGFEAGSIKEEHGDECVVELADSGKKIRVNKDDIQKMNPPKFSKVEDMAELTCLNEASVLHNLKERYYSGLIYTYSGLFCVVINPYKNLPIYSEEIVDMYKGKKRHEMPPHIYAITDTAYRSMMQDREDQSILCTGESGAGKTENTKKVIQYLAHIASSHKTKKDQNNLVLSHGELEKQLLQANPILEAFGNAKTVKNDNSSRFGKFIRINFDVNGYIVGANIETYLLEKSRAIRQAKEERTFHIFYYLLTGAGDKLRSDLLLENYNNYRFLSNGNVTIPGQQDKDLFTETMDAFRIMGIPEDEQIGLLKVVASVLQLGNMSFKKERHTDQASMPDNTAAQKVCHLMGMNVTDFTRAILSPRIKVGRDYVQKAQTQEQAEFAVEALAKATYERMFRWLVMRINKALDKTKRQGASFIGILDIAGFEIFELNSFEQLCINYTNEKLQQLFNHTMFILEQEEYQREGIEWSFIDFGLDLQPCIELIEKPASPPGILALLDEECWFPKATDKSFVEKVLQEQGTHPKFFKPKKLKDEADFCIIHYAGKVDYKAGEWLLKNMDPLNDNVASLLNQSTDKFVSELWKDVDSIVGLDKVTGMSEMHGAFKTRKGMFRTVGQLYKEQLSKLMATLRNTNPNFVRCIIPNHEKKAGKLDPHLVLDQLRCNGVLEGIRICRQGFPNRIVFQEFRQRYEILTPNAIPKGFMDGKQACVLMIKSLELDPNLYRIGQSKVFFRAGVLAHLEEERDMKITDIIISFQAWCRGYVARKAFAKRQQQLTAMRVIQRNCAAYLKLRNWQWWRLFTKVKPLLQVSRQEEEMQAKDEELNKVKEKHFHAEQQIREMVDKHQQLNAEKMALQEQLQAETELCAEAEEMRARLAAKKQELEEILHDLEARVEEEEERASHLATEKKKMQQNISDLEQQLDEEEAARQKLQLEKVTMEAKMKKIEEDVMVLDDHNNKLMKEKKLLEERISEATTNLAEEEEKSKSLQKLKTKHEAMITDLEDRLRREEKQRQELEKNRRKMESDFTETSDQISELQAQIAELRAQLAKKEEELQAALARIEEEAAQKNLAQKKIRELEAQLSELQEDLELEKQARAKAEKHRRDLGEELEALKTELEDTLDSTAAQQELRSKRETEVAQLKKTLDDESKLHEQQLADLRQKHSQAFDELNEQLEQAKRNKASVEKNKQALESERNELSIELQTLMQGKGESEHRRKKAEAQVQELQLKHSESERQRLEQAEKLSKVQAELENVNSMLSEVEGKSIKAAKDCSTVESQLQDVQELLQEETRQKLSVNTRLRQLEDEQNNLKEQLEEEEEAKRNVERQLQTVQAQLAELKKKAEQDAGSLESAEEGKKKFQRDLEGVNQRLEEKCAAYEKLDKTKTRLQQELDDLQVDQDHLRQIVSNLEKKQKKFDQMLAEEKNISGRYAEERDRAEAEAREKETRTLALTRELEALREVKEELDRNNKLLRAEMEDLVSSKDDVGKNVHELEKAKRAMEQQLEEMKTQLEELEDELQATEDAKLRLEVNMQAMKAQYERDLAGRDEMGEEKKRALVKQVREMEMELEDERKQRSAAVAGRKKLELDLKELEAAIDMANKNRDEALKQLKKLQAQMKDLIRELDDTRLSRDEILTQSKETEKKLKGMEADMLQMQEELAAAERVKRQAQQERDELQDEINNQAAKNAQVAEERRRLEARIAQLEEELEEEQCNTELVNDRLKKAMLQTDQMNVELTAERSTSQRVEGARSQLDRQNKELKLKLQELEGTVKSKYKANMAALEAKIAQLEEQLDIETRERQTATKLVRRSEKKLKEVILQVDDERRNTEQYKDQVDKLNSRMKQLKRQLEEAEEEAQRANASRRKLQRELEDATESADAMNREVNSLKSKLRRGDLPFTTRRTIPRSSGGGGDSEEESEVKSETPEPKPE; encoded by the exons ATGTCGGATGCAGACAAGTTTCTGTACGTGGACCGTAATGTGGTCAACAACCCACTGGCACAAGCTGACTGGGCTTCCAAGAAGCTGGTATGGGTGCCCTCGGAGCGCCTGGGGTTCGAGGCCGGCTCCATCAAGGAGGAGCACGGCGACGAGTGCGTTGTGGAGCTGGCAGACTCTGGAAAGAAGATCCGAGTGAACAAGGATGACATCCAGAAGATGAACCCCCCGAAGTTCAGCAAGGTCGAGGACATGGCCGAGCTCACGTGTCTGAATGAGGCATCCGTGCTGCATAACCTGAAAGAGAGATATTACTCTGGTCTTATATAT ACATACTCTGGCCTCTTCTGTGTCGTCATAAACCCCTACAAGAACCTGCCCATCTACTCAGAGGAGATCGTTGACATGTACAAGGGCAAAAAGAGGCATGAAATGCCACCCCACATCTACGCCATCACTGACACGGCTTACAGAAGCATGATGCAGG ATCGTGAAGACCAGTCCATCCTGTGCAC AGGCGAGTCTGGTGCTGGTAAGACAGAGAACACGAAGAAGGTCATCCAGTATCTCGCTCACATCGCCTCCTCTCACAAGACCAAAAAAGATCAG AACAACTTGGTCCTGTCACAT GGGGAGCTGGAGAAGCAGCTGCTGCAGGCTAACCCCATTCTAGAAGCCTTTGGAAATGCCAAGACTGTCAAAAATGACAATTCCTCCAGATTC GGAAAATTCATCAGAATCAATTTTGATGTCAATGGTTACATCGTTGGTGCCAATATTGAAACTT ACTTGTTGGAGAAATCTCGTGCCATTCGCCAGGCCAAAGAAGAGAGGACCTTTCACATCTTCTACTACTTGCTCACAGGGGCTGGAGACAAATTGCGCA GTGATCTCCTCCTGGAAAATTACAACAACTACCGTTTTCTTTCCAATGGGAACGTCACAATTCCGGGCCAGCAGGACAAGGATCTGTTCACAGAGACCATGGACGCCTTCAGGATCATGGGTATTCCAGAGGATGAGCAAATTG GTCTGTTGAAGGTGGTGGCATCTGTTCTGCAGCTTGGAAACATGAGCTTTAAGAAGGAGCGTCATACAGACCAAGCCTCCATGCCTGATAACACAG CTGCCCAGAAGGTATGCCACctcatgggcatgaatgtcacAGACTTCACCAGGGCCATCCTGTCACCCAGAATCAAGGTGGGTCGAGACTATGTCCAGAAGGCTCAGACTCAGGAGCAAGCAGAGTTTGCCGTGGAAGCCCTCGCTAAGGCCACATATGAGAGGATGTTCCGCTGGCTCGTCATGAGGATCAACAAAGCACTCGACAAGACCAAGAGACAGGGAGCCTCTTTCATTGGCATCTTGGATATTGCTGGCTTTGAGATCTTCGAG CTGAACTCATTTGAGCAGCTGTGCATCAACTACACCAACGAGAAGCTGCAGCAGCTCTTCAACCACACCATGTTCATCCTGGAGCAAGAGGAGTACCAGAGGGAGGGCATCGAGTGGAGTTTCATTGACTTTGGCCTCGACCTGCAGCCCTGTATCGAACTCATTGAGAAGCCA GCCAGCCCCCCGGGTATCCTGGCTTTGCTGGATGAGGAGTGCTGGTTCCCTAAGGCCACAGACAAGAGCTTTGTGGAGAAGGTGCTCCAGGAGCAGGGAACACATCCCAAATTCTTCAAGCCCAAGAAACTGAAGGATGAAGCAGATTTCTGCATTATCCATTATGCTGGCAAG GTAGACTACAAGGCAGGCGAatggctgctgaagaacatggATCCCTTGAATGACAATGTGGCTTCACTGCTCAACCAGTCCACAGACAAGTTTGTGTCTGAGCTCTGGAAGGATG TGGACAGCATAGTGGGTCTAGATAAGGTGACTGGCATGTCTGAGATGCATGGCGCTTTCAAGACTCGTAAAGGGATGTTCCGCACGGTGGGCCAGCTGTACAAGGAGCAGCTGTCCAAACTGATGGCCACACTGAGGAACACAAACCCCAACTTTGTTCGCTGCATCATCCCTAACCACGAGAAGAAG GCTGGTAAACTGGACCCCCACCTGGTTCTGGATCAGCTGAGGTGTAATGGTGTGCTTGAGGGGATCCGTATCTGCAGACAGGGCTTCCCCAACCGCATCGTCTTCCAGGAGTTCAGACAGAG GTATGAAATCCTTACCCCCAATGCTATTCCCAAGGGCTTCATGGATGGAAAGCAGGCCTGTGTGCTCATG ATCAAAAGCCTGGAGCTGGATCCCAACCTCTACCGCATTGGCCAGAGCAAAGTTTTCTTCCGAGCAGGAGTCCTGGCTCACCTGGAGGAGGAAAGGGACATGAAGATCACGGACATCATAATCAGCTTCCAGGCCTGGTGCAGAGGCTATGTGGCCCGCAA GGCTTTTGCTaagaggcagcagcagctgactgCAATGAGGGTGATCCAGAGGAACTGCGCTGCTTATCTTAAACTCAGGAACTGGCAGTGGTGGAGGCTCTTCACCAAG GTGAAGCCTCTGCTCCAAGTcagcaggcaggaggaggagatgcaGGCCAAGGATGAAGAGCTGAATAAGGTGAAAGAGAAGCATTTTCATGCTGAGCAGCAGATCCGGGAAATGGTGGACAAACACCAGCAG CTGAATGCTGAGAAGATGGCCCTGCAGGAGCAGCTTCAGGCAGAAACAGAACTCTGTGCCGAAGCTGAGGAAATGAGAGCCCGTCTTGCTGCCAAGAAGCAGGAGCTGGAAGAGATCCTCCACGACCTGGAGGCCcgagtggaggaggaggaggagcgtgCCTCTCACCTGGCAACggagaagaaaaagatgcagcaaaatatttct GACTTGGAGCAGCAGCTGGATGAGGAGGAAGCAGCCAGACAGAAGCTCCAGCTAGAGAAGGTCACCATGGAAGCAAAGATGAAGAAGATAGAAGAGGATGTTATGGTGttagatgaccacaacaacaaacTAATGAAG GAGAAGAAGCTGCTGGAGGAGAGGATCTCTGAGGCCACCACCAACctggcagaggaggaggagaaatccAAGAGCTTGCAGAAACTCAAGACCAAACATGAGGCTATGATCACAGACTTGGAGG ACCGTCTGCGCAGGGAGGAGAAGCAGCGTCAGGAGCTGGAGAAGAACCGACGCAAGATGGAGAGTGACTTTACTGAGACAAGCGATCAGATTTCTGAGCTGCAGGCCCAGATTGCTGAGCTCCGTGCCCAGCTGGCTAAGAAGGAAGAAGAGCTCCAGGCAGCTCTGGCCAG GATTGAGGAAGAGGCTGCACAGAAGAACCTGGCCCAGAAAAAGATCCGTGAGTTGGAAGCTCAGCTCTCCGAGCTCCAAGAGGACTTGGAGCTGGAGAAGCAGGCCCGCGCCAAGGCAGAAAAACACCGCAGGGATCTGGGAGaagagctggaggccctcaagACTGAGCTAGAGGACACTCTGGACTCCACTGCCGCTCAGCAAGAGCTCAG GAGCAAACGTGAGACCGAGGTGGCCCAGCTTAAAAAGACTCTTGATGACGAAAGCAAACTTCACGAACAGCAGCTTGCTGACCTGAGACAGAAACACAGTCAGGCCTTTGACGAGCTCaatgagcagctggagcagGCTAAGAGG AACAAAGCATCTGTGGAGAAGAACAAACAGGCCCTGGAGTCTGAGAGGAATGAGCTGTCCATCGAGCTGCAGACTCTGATGCAGGGTAAAGGAGAGTCAGAACATCGCAGGAAGAAGGCCGAAGCCCAGGTCCAGGAGCTGCAGCTCAAACACTCAGAGAGCGAGCGCCAGAGGCTGGAGCAGGCTGAGAAACTCTCAAAAGTGCAG GCTGAACTGGAGAATGTTAACAGCATGCTGAGTGAGGTGGAGGGCAAGTCCATTAAGGCAGCCAAAGACTGCTCTACTGTAGAATCGCAGCTGCAGGACGTTCAG GAATTACTGCAGGAAGAGACGCGCCAGAAATTATCAGTCAACACACGGCTGCGCCAGCTCGAGGATGAACAGAACAACCTGAAAgaacagctggaggaggaggaagaagccaAGAGGAACGTAGAGAGGCAGCTCCAAACAGTGCAGGCTCAG CTTGCTGAATTGAAGAAGAAGGCGGAGCAGGATGCTGGCTCTCTGGAAAGTGCTGAGGAGGGAAAGAAGAAGTTTCAGCGGGACCTGGAGGGAGTGAACCAGCGCCTGGAGGAGAAATGTGCCGCTTACGAGAAGTTGGATAAAACAAAGACGCGTCTCCAGCAAGAGTTGGATGACCTGCAGGTTGACCAGGACCACCTCCGACAGATCGTGTCCAACCTcgagaagaagcagaagaagtttgaccag ATGCTGGCAGAGGAGAAGAATATCTCTGGTCGCTATGCAGAGGAGCGTGAcagagctgaagctgaagccaGAGAAAAGGAGACCCGGACACTGGCTTTAACCCGGGAGCTGGAAGCCCTGAGAGAGGTGAAAGAAGAGCTGGACCGCAACAACAAGCTGCTGCGGGCCGAAATGGAGGACCTCGTATCCTCCAAGGATGATGTTGGCAAGAAC GTCCACGAGTTGGAGAAGGCCAAACGTGCAatggagcagcagctggaggAGATGAAGACTCAGCTGGAGGAACTGGAGGATGAGCTGCAGGCCACAGAGGACGCCAAGCTGCGCCTGGAGGTCAACATGCAGGCCATGAAAGCCCAGTATGAGAGAGACCTGGCAGGACGCGATGAGAtgggagaggagaagaagagggcaCTGGTTAAACAG GTgagagagatggagatggagctgGAGGATGAAAGGAAGCAGCGTTCTGCTGCCGTGGCTGGACGCAAGAAGCTGGAGCTGGACCTGAAGGAGCTTGAGGCAGCCATCGACATGGCGAACAAGAACCGTGACGAGGCCCTGAAACAGTTGAAGAAACTTCAG GCCCAGATGAAAGATCTCATCCGGGAGCTGGACGACACTCGCTTGTCCAGAGATGAGATTCTCACCCAGAGCAAGGAGACTGAGAAGAAGCTAAAGGGCATGGAGGCTGACATGCTCCAGATGCAGGAG GAGCTGGCGGCTGCAGAGCGAGTAAAGAGGCAGGCCCAGCAGGAGAGAGACGAGCTGCAGGATGAGATCAATAACCAAGCCGCCAAGAA CGCGCAGGTTGCAGAGGAGAGGAGGCGACTGGAGGCTCGTATTGCTCAgctggaggaagagctggaggaggagcagTGCAACACTGAGCTGGTCAACGACAGGCTGAAGAAGGCAATGCTTCAG ACTGACCAGATGAACGTGGAGCTGACTGCAGAGCGCAGCACCTCTCAGCGTGTCGAAGGGGCTCGTTCCCAGCTCGACCGTCAGAACAAGGAGCTGAAACTGAAGCTGCAGGAGCTCGAGGGAACGGTCAAGTCAAAGTACAAGGCCAACATGGCCGCCCTGGAGGCTAAAATTGCTCAGCTGGAGGAACAGCTGGATATAGAAACCAG GGAGAGGCAGACTGCCACCAAACTTGTGAGACGCAGCGAGAAGAAACTAAAAGAAGTCATCCTGCAGGTGGACGACGAGAGGCGCAACACCGAGCAGTACAAGGACCAG GTCGACAAGTTGAACTCTCGCATGAAGCAGCTCAAGCGTCAGCTGGAGGAGGCTGAGGAGGAGGCTCAGAGAGCCAACGCCAGCCGAAGAAAACTTCAAAGGGAGCTGGAGGACGCCACAGAGTCTGCTGATGCCATGAACCGTGAAGTCAACAGCCTCAAGAGCAAGCTCAG gcGTGGTGACCTCCCCTTCACCACACGCCGCACCATTCCTCGCAGCAGTGGTGGCGGCGGTGATAGTGAGGAGGAGAGCGAGGTGAAGAGTGAAACCCCCGAGCCCAAGCCTGAATGA